One genomic region from Quercus robur chromosome 4, dhQueRobu3.1, whole genome shotgun sequence encodes:
- the LOC126722744 gene encoding uncharacterized protein LOC126722744, translated as MEHTCSRSYRNPRCTTSYIGKKLVKRVRRQPGIKLKDIQEAVHEKYVVNISAGKASRARERAQDVVDGTHTAQFNQLWEYCDELRRCSLGSTILMKVHTYEDGDLAAEHGLATGLPYFERIYICLEGCKKGFLVGCRPIIGLDACHLKTKTGGQLMCAVGRDPNDEYFPFAYAVVEDETKDTWTWFLNLLLTDIGDDNKWVFISDQQKGLVNTFVNNWPQYEHRICCRHLYQNLRKNHPSVHIRDLFWKAAKATYRQAFERAMNELKEVDEDAFKWLQSQSTTIWARHMFKSDRQSDTVLNNMCESFNSTIVKFRSKPIITMLECIRLYLMTRFQANREMITKVESELCPKIRKMLYKEKLACSKWIACWAGRMKFEVKNGLESFIVDLEEKKCSCRKWDIVGIPCCHAISCIFFNSEDAEKYVNACYKRTIYINCYEPIIEPINGQNMWGPSGLPPVQPPIKRRPPGRPKKKRALEPDEPRSHRKNRGLGISKQCKLCGKLGHNKRSCMGEVRGNSSLPGSASQASRTTRRAAKDAQPTVHRAQPSSNDDMTTSLNSNLLVFSFAGQFGDYAGLCQIVVSNCCLKQDAFSNCTVNIKIDS; from the exons ATGGAACACACATGCAGCAGAAGCTATAGAAATCCAAGGTGCACAACATCATACATTGGGAAGAAGTTAGTGAAGAGGGTTAGGAGACAGCCTGGCATAAAGCTTAAGGATATTCAGGAGGCTGTGCATGAGAAGTATGTGGTTAACATAAGTGCAGGCAAGGCAAGTAGGGctagagagagagctcaagaTGTTGTTGATGGGACCCACACTGCACAGTTCAACCAACTATGGGAGTACTGTGATGAGTTGAGAAGGTGCAGTCTTGGGAGCACAATATTGATGAAGGTGCATACTTATGAGGACGGTGATTTGGCAGCTGAGCATGGATTGGCAACCGGGCTGCCATATTTTGAAAGAATCTACATCTGCCTTGAAGGTTGCAAGAAGGGCTTCTTGGTAGGGTGCAGGCCAATCATTGGTCTAGATGCATGCCATTTGAAGACCAAGACAGGTGGTCAGCTGATGTGTGCTGTTGGCAGAGATCCCAATGATGAATACTTCCCATTCGCATATGCAGTAGTAGAGGATGAAACAAAGGACACTTGGACCtggtttcttaatttattgCTTACTGACATAGGAGATGACAACAAATGGGTGTTCATATCTGACCAGCAGAAG GGGTTGGTGAACACCTTTGTTAACAATTGGCCACAGTACGAGCACAGGATTTGCTGCAGACATTTATaccaaaatttgaggaaaaatcaTCCTAGTGTCCATATTAGAGACCTTTTTTGGAAAGCAGCCAAGGCTACCTATCGGCAAGCATTTGAGAGGGCAATGAATGAGCTAAAGGAGGTGGATGAAGATGCATTCAAATGGCTGCAATCTCAGTCAACAACTATCTGGGCTAGGCACATGTTCAAAAGTGATCGCCAGAGTGACACAGTCTTGAACAACATGTGTGAAAGCTTCAACAGCACGATAGTTAAGTTCAGGAGCAAACCTATAATCACTATG CTTGAGTGTATTAGGCTATATCTGATGACTAGATTTCAAGCAAACAGAGAAATGATTACGAAGGTGGAATCTGAGTTGTGTCCTAAGATAAGGAAAATGCTGTACAAGGAGAAGTTGGCATGCAGCAAGTGGATAGCATGTTGGGCTGGTCGTATGAAGTTTGAAGTGAAGAATGGGCTTGAGAGTTTCATTGTGGACTTGGAAGAGAAGAAATGCAGCTGTAGGAAGTGGGACATAGTTGGCATACCATGTTGCCATGCCATTTCTTGCATATTTTTCAACAGTGAAGATGCTGAAAAGTATGTCAATGCTTGCTACAAAAGGACTATCTACATTAATTGCTATGAACCCATTATAGAGCCCATCAATGGCCAGAATATGTGGGGACCTAGTGGATTGCCACCTGTGCAACCCCCTATCAAGAGGAGACCTCCTGGCAGGCCTAAGAAGAAGAGGGCACTGGAGCCTGATGAACCTAGAAGTCACAGAAAAAATAGAGGCCTAGGCATCTCAAAACAATGCAAGTTATGTGGGAAATTAGGACACAACAAGAGGAGCTGCATGGGAGAAGTAAGAGGGAACTCCTCCTTGCCTGGGAGTGCATCCCAAGCCAGTAGGACCACTAGAAGG GCAGCCAAGGATGCTCAGCCAACAGTACACAGGGCACAACCAAGCTCTAATGATGATATGACCACAA GCTTAAACTCAAATTTGCTGGTTTTTAGCTTTGCTGGGCAGTTTGGTGATTATGCAG GTTTG TGTCAAATTGTTGTGTCAAATTGCTGTCTAAAACAGGATGCTTTCTCAAATTGCACAGTTAATATCAAAATTGACAGTTGA